CGCACGGCTTTGCCGACGCGGCGCGAAACGACGAGTCCCAGGCGGCTCGCTGGCTGTTTCGTGGGAAGCACATGGGCCACAAACCAGGGGAAGGCGTGCCGCTTGCCCTGGCGCATGACCCGCCTGAATTGCGCGGGCGTTTTAAGCCGCTCGGAGGGGCGAAACGCTTCCTTCTTGCGGCGCCCGGCGCCCGGCGCCTGCCGCGCCGCGGCGCCCGCACGGGCGGCGGGCCGCTTCGACGGGGGAACTGGGAATCCGGACTTTCTGGAA
The DNA window shown above is from Acidobacteriota bacterium and carries:
- the rnpA gene encoding ribonuclease P protein component, producing MRETSERSSRKSGFPVPPSKRPAARAGAAARQAPGAGRRKKEAFRPSERLKTPAQFRRVMRQGKRHAFPWFVAHVLPTKQPASRLGLVVSRRVGKAVRRNRLKRLLREAYRREKGVLCDSFDIVLRARDGVDASSLRYAEIAQALGNLLKKLAER